In Amycolatopsis coloradensis, one genomic interval encodes:
- a CDS encoding FAD-binding oxidoreductase encodes MTELIDHRLRRSWTPEGGDAAHLPAKALRWLVQRIGPLGSAAPLAPDSALSVPDSALGEQPKRDLEELVGAEHVLPAPGERLARASGLSYLDLVRRRGFGDFPVPDAVVLPENPAEVQSVLEICARHDVGVVPFGGGTSVVGGVAALRGDKSAVIALDLTRLGELVSVDPVSRIAVLQAGVTGPEADRLLAAHGFTLGHVPQSYERATIGGFAATRSAGQASSGYGRFEDMVKGVRLATPRGEWKLGVAPASAAGPDLRHLAIGSEGALGVITEVALRVRPVPEVRRYEGYVLDGWENGTAAVRELAQRHALADVTRLSDVDESEVSLALNDSLKTKALRRYLKARGVHAPCLLIVGWEGASKRAVARRRQETTHVLEEFGAVRIGAALGESWRRGRFSGPRQRDALMDNGVCVETLETAAFWTELSDLRDAVRAALTATLGNAIIMCHVSHAYETGASLYFTVLTARDEADPVGQWQRAKAAASEAITGIGTISHHHAVGVDHARHLAAEIGEIGVEVLRAAKKAVDPTGILNPGKLL; translated from the coding sequence GTGACGGAGCTTATTGACCACCGGTTAAGACGATCCTGGACGCCCGAAGGCGGTGACGCGGCCCACCTTCCGGCGAAGGCCTTGCGGTGGCTCGTCCAGCGTATCGGTCCGCTGGGCTCCGCGGCGCCCCTCGCGCCCGATTCGGCGCTGTCCGTTCCCGATTCGGCGCTGGGCGAACAGCCGAAACGAGACCTCGAGGAACTCGTCGGCGCCGAACACGTCCTGCCGGCACCGGGGGAACGGCTCGCCAGGGCCAGTGGTCTGTCCTATCTGGACCTGGTGCGGCGGCGCGGGTTCGGTGATTTTCCGGTGCCGGACGCCGTCGTACTGCCGGAGAATCCCGCCGAAGTCCAGTCGGTACTGGAAATCTGCGCACGGCACGACGTCGGCGTCGTCCCGTTCGGCGGCGGGACGTCGGTGGTCGGCGGGGTCGCGGCGCTGCGCGGGGACAAGAGCGCGGTGATCGCGCTCGACCTCACCAGGCTCGGCGAACTGGTCTCCGTCGACCCGGTCTCCCGGATCGCGGTCCTGCAAGCGGGCGTCACCGGCCCGGAGGCGGACCGGCTGCTCGCCGCGCACGGTTTCACCCTCGGGCACGTTCCCCAGTCCTACGAACGCGCCACCATCGGCGGATTCGCCGCCACCCGGTCCGCAGGACAGGCCTCGTCGGGCTATGGCCGGTTCGAGGACATGGTCAAGGGCGTCCGGCTCGCGACTCCGCGCGGGGAATGGAAACTCGGGGTCGCGCCGGCGTCCGCCGCGGGACCCGATCTGCGGCATCTGGCCATCGGCAGCGAAGGCGCGCTCGGTGTGATCACCGAGGTCGCCCTCCGCGTCCGCCCGGTGCCGGAAGTGCGCCGTTACGAGGGCTATGTCCTGGATGGCTGGGAGAACGGCACCGCCGCGGTCCGCGAACTCGCCCAGCGGCACGCGCTCGCGGACGTCACGCGACTGTCCGATGTGGACGAGAGCGAGGTTTCCCTGGCGCTCAACGACAGCTTGAAGACCAAGGCGCTGCGCCGGTACCTCAAGGCGCGGGGAGTGCACGCGCCCTGCCTGCTGATCGTCGGCTGGGAAGGCGCGTCGAAGCGCGCGGTCGCCCGGCGTCGTCAGGAGACCACCCACGTGCTGGAGGAGTTCGGCGCCGTCCGCATCGGGGCCGCGCTCGGCGAATCCTGGCGCCGCGGCCGGTTCTCCGGACCTCGGCAACGGGACGCCTTGATGGACAACGGTGTCTGCGTCGAAACCCTCGAAACCGCCGCGTTCTGGACGGAACTGAGCGACCTGCGCGACGCCGTCCGTGCCGCGCTCACCGCGACGCTCGGCAACGCCATCATCATGTGCCACGTTTCGCACGCGTACGAAACGGGCGCGTCGCTGTACTTCACCGTGCTCACCGCCCGTGACGAGGCCGACCCGGTCGGCCAATGGCAGCGGGCGAAGGCGGCGGCGTCGGAGGCGATCACCGGGATCGGCACGATCTCGCATCACCACGCCGTCGGCGTCGACCACGCGCGCCATCTGGCGGCGGAGATCGGCGAGATCGGCGTCGAAGTGTTGCGAGCGGCGAAGAAAGCCGTCGACCCGACCGGGATCCTCAATCCCGGGAAGCTTCTCTGA
- a CDS encoding gamma-glutamylcyclotransferase, which yields MVKLFTDADFPADPYPGARPGHSFVHFDGAGHSLDTAPEGWRERQAVLAYGSNACPSKITWLRENMGLTGPVVVCHARCTDLAAVWASGLRFRDGQRPATLAAAPGVVEEHAVWFATPGQLAVLDKCEGKGQRYNLVRLTAPAITLDDGTVLDDVVAYVGAADIRLPILVDGRHIRVADLEQRRAAALQGIPAETHGLDCTLVEAGTLVSGSGGEPASAIDVGRARLDRPAHEGAEGALPPR from the coding sequence GTGGTGAAGCTCTTCACCGACGCCGATTTCCCGGCCGATCCGTATCCGGGAGCGCGGCCGGGGCATTCGTTCGTCCACTTCGACGGCGCCGGGCACAGCCTCGACACCGCGCCGGAGGGCTGGCGCGAACGCCAGGCCGTGCTCGCCTACGGTTCGAACGCGTGCCCGTCCAAGATCACCTGGCTGCGGGAGAACATGGGCCTGACCGGTCCGGTCGTCGTCTGCCACGCGCGCTGCACCGATCTCGCCGCGGTCTGGGCATCCGGCCTGCGGTTCCGGGACGGGCAACGGCCCGCGACGCTCGCCGCCGCGCCGGGCGTCGTCGAGGAGCACGCCGTCTGGTTCGCGACGCCCGGCCAGCTGGCCGTGCTCGACAAATGCGAGGGCAAAGGACAGCGCTACAACCTGGTGCGGCTGACCGCCCCGGCCATCACCCTCGACGACGGCACCGTGCTCGACGACGTCGTGGCCTACGTCGGCGCCGCGGACATCCGCCTGCCGATCCTGGTGGACGGCAGGCATATCCGCGTCGCCGACCTCGAACAGCGCCGCGCCGCGGCACTGCAAGGCATCCCCGCCGAAACGCACGGTCTGGACTGCACGCTGGTCGAGGCCGGGACGCTGGTCAGCGGATCTGGTGGTGAACCCGCGTCCGCGATCGACGTCGGCAGGGCGAGACTTGATCGTCCAGCTCACGAAGGTGCCGAAGGCGCCCTGCCACCGCGATAG
- a CDS encoding S-(hydroxymethyl)mycothiol dehydrogenase, with translation MPYEVPGVVSRAKGEPVSLESVTVPDPGPGEAVVSVKACGVCHTDLHYREGGINDEFPFLLGHEAAGFVEAVGDGVTGLEPGDYVILNWRAVCGTCRACRRGKPWYCFSTFNAAQPMTLADGTALSPALGVGAFIEKTLVHSGQCTKVDPAAEPAVAGLLGCGVMAGLGAALNTGAVSRGDSVAVIGCGGVGDAAIAGANLAGAKTIVAVDTDDRKLAWAKDFGATHTLNSKGLSEEQVVEAIREFTDSFGADVVIDAVGRPETWRQAFYGRDLAGTVVLVGVPTPDMRLDVALIDFFSRGGSLKSSWYGDCLPSRDFPMLIDLYLQGRLPLDKFVTERIALDGVEQAFERMHRGDVLRSVVTW, from the coding sequence ATGCCGTACGAGGTCCCAGGCGTCGTTTCCCGCGCCAAGGGTGAACCGGTCTCGCTGGAGTCCGTGACGGTGCCCGATCCCGGGCCCGGCGAGGCCGTCGTCTCGGTCAAGGCGTGCGGCGTCTGCCATACCGACCTGCACTACCGCGAGGGCGGGATCAACGACGAGTTCCCGTTCCTGCTCGGCCACGAGGCCGCGGGCTTCGTGGAGGCCGTCGGCGACGGCGTCACCGGCCTCGAACCGGGCGACTACGTGATCCTGAACTGGCGCGCGGTCTGCGGCACCTGCCGGGCCTGCCGCCGGGGCAAGCCCTGGTACTGCTTCTCGACGTTCAACGCCGCCCAGCCGATGACGCTGGCCGACGGCACCGCATTGTCGCCCGCGCTCGGCGTCGGCGCGTTCATCGAGAAGACGTTGGTCCACAGTGGACAATGCACGAAGGTCGACCCCGCCGCCGAACCGGCCGTCGCCGGGCTGCTCGGCTGCGGGGTGATGGCTGGTCTCGGCGCGGCGCTGAACACCGGAGCGGTGAGCCGCGGCGATTCCGTCGCGGTCATCGGCTGCGGCGGCGTCGGCGACGCCGCGATCGCCGGGGCGAACCTGGCCGGCGCGAAGACCATCGTCGCCGTCGACACCGACGACCGGAAACTCGCCTGGGCCAAGGACTTCGGCGCCACGCACACGCTGAACAGCAAGGGGCTGAGCGAAGAGCAGGTCGTCGAGGCGATCCGGGAGTTCACCGATTCGTTCGGCGCGGACGTCGTGATCGACGCGGTCGGCAGGCCCGAAACGTGGCGGCAGGCGTTCTACGGCCGCGATCTGGCGGGCACGGTCGTGCTCGTCGGCGTCCCGACCCCGGACATGCGGCTGGACGTGGCACTGATCGACTTCTTCTCGCGCGGCGGCTCGCTCAAGTCGTCGTGGTACGGCGATTGCCTGCCCTCACGCGACTTCCCGATGCTGATCGACCTCTATCTCCAGGGCAGGCTGCCGCTCGACAAGTTCGTCACCGAGCGGATCGCCCTCGACGGCGTCGAGCAGGCCTTCGAGCGCATGCACCGCGGCGACGTCCTCCGCAGCGTGGTGACGTGGTGA
- a CDS encoding C39 family peptidase: MRIRGLVTLLTIATMTAVAAQTAEAGPGRPDDESIDYHEWSGHHGFRDGRLEGLGLDHGALRIDRPIGTVEHTEPTLGTTKTYEYGQWTSRSHTQGFDASQLVASWNAKTPAKTWIKVEAKGRTATGTETSWYVMGRWASGDADIKRTSVDGQNDANAAVDVDTLVMKAGVALRSYQLRVSLYREAGSHATPSVTSVGAMTSLVPDRFEVQATKPGRATGIELKVPAYAQNLHKGQFPEYGGGGENWCSPTSTEMVAEYWGKRPKPEDMKWIPEGYVDPTVAYAARYTFDYAYDGTGNWPFNTAYAASLGLRGHITRLHSLNELENYIARGIPVITSQSFKAEELDGAGYGTAGHIMVVVGFTKDGDVIANDPAANSNDRVRNVYKRHQFETIWQRTKRYNTNGGVSSGPGGVAYIITPGH; encoded by the coding sequence ATGCGCATACGAGGGCTGGTCACGCTGCTGACGATCGCGACGATGACCGCGGTGGCGGCACAGACGGCGGAGGCCGGTCCCGGCCGCCCGGACGACGAGTCGATCGACTACCACGAATGGTCCGGTCACCACGGTTTCCGTGACGGCAGGCTCGAAGGGCTCGGCCTCGACCACGGCGCGCTGCGCATCGACCGCCCGATCGGCACCGTCGAGCACACCGAACCCACGCTCGGCACCACGAAGACCTACGAATACGGCCAGTGGACGTCGAGGAGCCACACGCAGGGCTTCGACGCCTCGCAGCTGGTCGCCTCGTGGAACGCGAAGACGCCCGCGAAGACCTGGATCAAGGTCGAGGCGAAGGGCCGCACCGCCACGGGCACGGAGACGTCCTGGTACGTCATGGGCCGGTGGGCCAGCGGGGACGCCGACATCAAACGCACCAGCGTCGACGGCCAGAACGACGCCAACGCCGCGGTCGACGTCGACACGCTGGTCATGAAGGCCGGTGTCGCGCTCCGCTCGTACCAGCTGCGGGTCAGCCTGTACCGCGAAGCCGGTTCCCACGCCACGCCGTCGGTGACGTCGGTCGGTGCGATGACGTCGCTGGTCCCGGACCGCTTCGAGGTGCAGGCGACGAAACCGGGCCGCGCCACCGGGATCGAGCTCAAGGTGCCCGCCTACGCACAGAACCTCCACAAAGGACAGTTCCCGGAGTACGGCGGCGGCGGCGAGAACTGGTGCAGCCCGACGTCCACCGAAATGGTCGCCGAATACTGGGGCAAACGGCCCAAGCCCGAGGACATGAAGTGGATCCCGGAGGGTTACGTCGATCCGACCGTCGCGTACGCCGCCCGCTACACGTTCGACTACGCCTACGACGGAACCGGCAACTGGCCGTTCAACACCGCGTACGCCGCTTCACTCGGACTGCGTGGGCACATCACCCGTTTGCACTCCTTGAACGAACTCGAGAACTACATCGCGCGCGGCATCCCCGTGATCACGTCGCAGTCGTTCAAGGCCGAGGAACTCGACGGCGCGGGCTACGGCACCGCCGGGCACATCATGGTCGTCGTCGGCTTCACGAAGGACGGTGACGTGATCGCGAACGACCCGGCCGCCAACAGCAACGACCGGGTCCGAAATGTCTACAAACGACACCAGTTCGAGACGATCTGGCAGCGCACCAAGCGGTACAACACGAATGGCGGCGTTTCCAGTGGTCCCGGCGGCGTCGCTTACATCATCACGCCGGGGCACTAA
- a CDS encoding TIGR03767 family metallophosphoesterase, whose translation MSVISRRTFTAAGAAGVGLLLCTPTANALDRALARTTTRAVRTAGTTLEAAAAPRTSGPGYTRLTAGPGWPLVVRGDLAAPKSGRDDRRRAMASFAQFTDLHFTDAESPARFEYLHPFVGSAHRPQETLGPVATTALVERVNSLKAGPFTGRPIDFMVTTGDNTDNHELIELEWFLKVLNGGTVNPTSGDPNAHEGVQTSGSSHYWNPGKTLDDAYTKKGFPQLPGLLGAASNTFTSPGLDVPWFCTFGNHDDSIVGTVPDFPGMDAWYTGRFKVIGKDETTSRKLAKAIGSGSGVPVTELFGGSGTIREITPDERRRPFSTAEFVRHHLDSDNTGPGPVGHGFSENNADGRNVYYTFRIAPGITGISLDTTTMAGLADGSIGLGQFTWVENTLKRNSSTYYDFFGRKVTQNVTDELFILFSHHTSDTMGNVLPDARHPLELRLNGDTFVSLLHRFPNVLAWVNGHTHHNKITPHAGKTAKQGFWEINTASHIDFPQHARIIEVADNADGTLSLFTTLIEAEAPYEASYSDTSTQALASLYREFSYNDIHASLSAVGTAQDQNTELLLPHPLA comes from the coding sequence ATGTCCGTCATCTCGAGGCGCACCTTCACCGCGGCCGGCGCCGCCGGCGTCGGCCTGCTGCTGTGCACTCCCACCGCCAACGCGCTCGACCGGGCACTGGCGCGCACCACGACCCGCGCGGTGCGCACCGCGGGCACCACGCTCGAAGCCGCGGCGGCCCCGCGGACCAGCGGACCGGGCTACACGCGGCTGACCGCGGGCCCCGGCTGGCCGCTCGTGGTCCGCGGCGACCTGGCCGCGCCGAAGTCCGGTCGCGACGATCGCCGCCGCGCGATGGCCTCCTTCGCGCAGTTCACCGACCTGCACTTCACGGACGCCGAAAGCCCGGCACGGTTCGAGTACCTTCACCCGTTCGTCGGCTCGGCGCACCGGCCGCAGGAAACCCTCGGCCCCGTCGCGACGACAGCGCTGGTCGAGCGGGTGAACAGCCTGAAGGCGGGCCCGTTCACCGGACGGCCGATCGACTTCATGGTCACCACCGGTGACAACACCGACAACCACGAACTCATCGAGCTCGAATGGTTCCTCAAGGTGCTCAACGGCGGCACCGTGAACCCGACCTCGGGCGACCCGAACGCGCACGAAGGCGTCCAGACGTCCGGGTCCTCGCATTACTGGAACCCCGGCAAGACGCTGGACGACGCGTACACGAAGAAGGGGTTCCCGCAACTGCCCGGCCTGCTCGGCGCGGCCTCGAACACCTTCACCTCGCCCGGCCTCGACGTCCCGTGGTTCTGCACCTTCGGCAACCACGACGACAGCATCGTCGGCACCGTGCCGGACTTTCCGGGAATGGACGCCTGGTACACCGGCCGCTTCAAGGTGATCGGCAAGGACGAGACGACGTCGCGAAAGCTCGCCAAGGCGATCGGGTCCGGCTCCGGCGTCCCGGTCACGGAGCTGTTCGGCGGCTCGGGCACCATCCGCGAGATCACCCCGGACGAGCGACGGCGGCCCTTCAGCACCGCGGAGTTCGTGCGGCACCACCTCGACTCCGACAACACCGGACCCGGCCCGGTCGGCCACGGGTTCAGCGAGAACAACGCCGACGGGCGGAACGTGTACTACACCTTCCGCATCGCGCCGGGGATCACCGGCATCAGCCTCGACACCACGACGATGGCCGGGCTGGCCGACGGATCGATCGGGCTCGGGCAGTTCACCTGGGTGGAGAACACGCTCAAGCGCAACAGCTCGACGTACTACGACTTCTTCGGGCGCAAGGTCACGCAGAACGTGACGGACGAGCTGTTCATCCTGTTCAGCCACCACACCAGCGACACCATGGGCAACGTGCTGCCGGACGCGCGCCACCCGCTGGAGCTCCGGCTCAACGGCGACACGTTCGTCTCGCTGCTGCACCGGTTCCCGAACGTGCTGGCGTGGGTCAACGGGCACACGCACCACAACAAGATCACCCCGCACGCCGGCAAAACCGCGAAGCAGGGCTTCTGGGAGATCAACACCGCTTCGCACATCGACTTCCCGCAGCACGCGCGGATCATCGAGGTCGCCGACAACGCCGACGGCACATTGTCGCTGTTCACGACCCTGATCGAGGCGGAGGCCCCGTACGAGGCTTCGTACTCGGACACCTCGACGCAAGCGCTTGCGTCGCTGTACCGGGAGTTCTCGTACAACGACATCCACGCCTCGCTTTCCGCCGTCGGTACCGCCCAAGACCAGAACACCGAACTCCTCCTGCCGCACCCGCTCGCCTGA
- a CDS encoding TetR/AcrR family transcriptional regulator C-terminal domain-containing protein, whose product MARKGSLDLAKITEAAVELLDEAGLAELSTRRLAAKLGVSSPTLYWHVKDKAELLDLVAEAICADAFEIDGDLPWREQLASGLRQFRTLLLRHRDAAALLRERPPTGPHRLGHIETTARILLEAGFSEEDTAGISRLLTAHVLASVETLPARKPDEGFLARFEAYPHVGRLGPAFAAQSGEELFELGVEVILDGLAARL is encoded by the coding sequence GTGGCTCGCAAAGGCTCGCTCGACCTCGCCAAGATCACCGAGGCCGCCGTCGAACTGCTCGACGAGGCAGGCCTCGCGGAACTGAGCACCCGCCGGCTGGCGGCGAAGCTCGGCGTCAGCTCGCCGACGCTGTACTGGCACGTGAAGGACAAGGCCGAACTGCTGGACCTCGTCGCCGAGGCGATCTGCGCCGACGCCTTCGAGATCGACGGCGACCTGCCGTGGCGTGAACAGCTCGCGAGCGGGCTTCGCCAGTTCCGCACCCTGCTGCTGCGTCACCGGGACGCGGCCGCGCTGCTGCGCGAGCGGCCACCTACCGGGCCACACCGGCTTGGCCATATCGAGACGACCGCGCGGATCCTGCTGGAGGCGGGGTTTTCCGAAGAGGACACCGCCGGGATTTCGCGGCTGCTGACGGCACACGTACTCGCGTCGGTCGAAACGCTCCCCGCGCGGAAGCCGGACGAAGGATTTCTCGCACGGTTTGAGGCCTATCCACATGTGGGCAGGCTGGGCCCGGCTTTCGCGGCGCAGAGCGGCGAAGAGTTGTTCGAGCTGGGTGTCGAGGTGATCCTCGACGGGCTCGCGGCCCGGCTCTAG
- a CDS encoding ABC transporter substrate-binding protein: MRKANRRTFLALAGTTVLSACGSNTVQTGNPPPSTAYSAGVTRPKPKPVDLAQWYHPYPEAGVQEAVTRYAAAYQKSKVAVQWNPDDYETKLNAALQAGPVPDIFEGQVTVDRVRQNLLVPLDDVIGPVRGDFNPSVLAAQTVDGKVYGIPQALDTQVLFYRKSFLQEAGVQPPQTLDELVDAAKKLSKDGVKGLFAGNDAGAAALAGPLLWSAGLDYVKDGKSVGFDDPRAATVFAKLHELNGSLLLGASTDWADPLPFIDGLTAMQWTWLWNLPKIQDTVKDDFGVLAFPRLDPAGAPSVPVSGLSAMVHSKSLNPNAAKDFVKWLWLERTDFQQEFATRFGFHLPARLSVLGKVAAAADAAKLVKENGRAAGPLWTPVANTALVDALGRIARDGADPVAETKAAVEAVKAELGRLSA, from the coding sequence GTGCGTAAGGCAAACAGGCGAACGTTCCTGGCGCTCGCGGGGACGACCGTGCTCTCCGCCTGCGGATCCAACACCGTCCAAACGGGAAACCCGCCGCCGTCGACGGCCTACTCCGCCGGCGTGACCAGGCCGAAACCGAAACCGGTGGACCTCGCGCAGTGGTACCACCCGTATCCCGAGGCCGGCGTCCAGGAGGCCGTCACGCGCTACGCGGCCGCGTACCAGAAGTCCAAGGTCGCGGTGCAGTGGAATCCCGACGACTACGAGACGAAACTGAACGCCGCGCTGCAGGCGGGCCCGGTCCCCGACATCTTCGAAGGCCAGGTCACCGTCGACCGCGTCCGGCAGAACCTCCTCGTCCCGCTGGACGACGTGATCGGGCCCGTGCGCGGGGATTTCAACCCCTCGGTGCTGGCGGCGCAGACGGTCGACGGCAAGGTCTACGGGATCCCACAGGCACTCGACACCCAGGTCCTCTTCTACCGCAAGAGTTTCCTGCAGGAGGCCGGGGTCCAGCCGCCGCAGACGCTGGACGAACTCGTCGACGCGGCGAAGAAACTGTCCAAGGACGGCGTCAAAGGCCTGTTCGCCGGCAACGACGCGGGCGCGGCGGCGTTGGCCGGGCCGCTGCTGTGGTCGGCCGGGCTCGACTACGTCAAGGACGGGAAATCCGTCGGCTTCGACGATCCGCGTGCCGCCACGGTGTTCGCGAAACTCCACGAGCTCAACGGTTCGCTGCTGCTGGGCGCTTCGACGGACTGGGCGGATCCGCTCCCGTTCATCGACGGGCTCACGGCCATGCAGTGGACCTGGCTGTGGAACCTGCCGAAGATCCAGGACACGGTGAAGGACGACTTCGGTGTCCTGGCCTTCCCTCGGCTCGACCCGGCGGGCGCGCCGTCCGTCCCGGTCAGCGGGTTGAGCGCGATGGTGCATTCCAAGAGCCTGAACCCCAACGCCGCCAAGGACTTCGTCAAATGGCTGTGGCTGGAGCGCACCGACTTCCAGCAGGAGTTCGCCACCAGGTTCGGGTTCCATCTGCCCGCACGGCTGAGTGTGCTCGGCAAGGTCGCCGCGGCGGCCGACGCCGCGAAGCTGGTCAAGGAGAACGGCCGTGCCGCCGGTCCACTGTGGACGCCGGTGGCGAACACCGCGCTCGTCGACGCGCTGGGCCGGATCGCCCGCGACGGCGCCGACCCGGTCGCCGAGACCAAGGCCGCCGTCGAGGCCGTCAAAGCCGAACTGGGTCGCCTGTCCGCGTGA
- a CDS encoding long-chain fatty acid--CoA ligase, protein MLSTMQDGQLSLGRLLRHGTTVHSESEVITWTGSEARRETYGELGKHAAKLANALRSLGVTGDQRVGTFMWNNAEHMAAYLAIPAMGAVLHTLNIRLFPEQLVFVANHAEDHVVIVDGTLVPLLAKQLPELKTVRHVIVANGDASTLQAPDGVQVHSYAELLAGQPDTFDWPEVDERSAAAMCYTSGTTGDPKGVAYSHRSIWLHSMQVTMSDSMRLAQHDKALAIVPMFHAMAWGMPYAAMMVGASLLMPDRFLQPAPIAQMLEAEKPTFAGAVPTIWQGLLSHLDANPQDISHLREVVVGGSAAPPSLMHAFEDRYGVPILHAWGMTETSPLGSVARPPAAATGEKAWDYRYTQGRFPASVSARLIGDNGEELPWDNESVGELEVQGPWIAASYYSGTSGEEPDPEKFHDGWLRTGDVGKISPDGYLTLTDRAKDVIKSGGEWISSVDLENQVMAHPAVAEAAVVGIPDEKWDERPLVAVVLKEGQSATAEELREFLSDKVAKWQLPENWTFVDEVPKTSVGKFDKKRLRAFHSEGKLDVSQL, encoded by the coding sequence ATGTTGAGCACGATGCAGGACGGGCAGCTGTCACTGGGCAGGCTGCTCCGCCACGGCACCACGGTGCACTCCGAGAGCGAAGTCATCACCTGGACCGGTTCAGAGGCCCGCCGCGAGACCTATGGCGAGCTCGGCAAACACGCCGCGAAGCTCGCGAACGCGCTCCGGAGCCTCGGCGTCACCGGCGACCAGCGCGTCGGCACCTTCATGTGGAACAACGCGGAGCACATGGCCGCCTATCTGGCCATCCCGGCCATGGGCGCGGTGCTGCACACGCTGAACATCCGGCTGTTCCCGGAACAGCTCGTCTTCGTCGCCAACCACGCCGAAGACCACGTCGTCATCGTCGACGGCACACTGGTCCCGCTGCTGGCCAAGCAGCTGCCCGAGCTGAAGACCGTGCGTCACGTCATCGTGGCCAACGGCGACGCCTCCACCCTCCAGGCGCCGGACGGCGTCCAGGTGCACTCCTACGCCGAGTTGCTGGCCGGCCAGCCGGACACCTTCGACTGGCCCGAGGTGGACGAGCGGTCGGCCGCCGCGATGTGTTACACATCGGGCACCACGGGTGACCCGAAGGGCGTCGCGTACTCCCACCGGTCGATCTGGCTGCACTCCATGCAGGTCACGATGTCCGACAGCATGCGGCTGGCCCAGCACGACAAGGCCCTCGCGATCGTCCCGATGTTCCACGCGATGGCGTGGGGCATGCCGTACGCGGCGATGATGGTCGGCGCCTCGCTGCTCATGCCGGATCGCTTCCTCCAGCCCGCGCCCATCGCCCAGATGCTCGAGGCCGAGAAACCGACCTTCGCCGGCGCCGTCCCGACGATCTGGCAGGGCCTGCTCTCCCACCTCGACGCGAACCCGCAGGACATCTCGCATCTGCGCGAGGTCGTCGTCGGCGGATCGGCGGCACCGCCGTCGCTGATGCACGCGTTCGAGGACCGCTACGGCGTGCCGATCCTGCACGCCTGGGGCATGACCGAGACGTCGCCGCTGGGCAGCGTGGCGCGTCCGCCCGCCGCCGCGACCGGCGAGAAGGCGTGGGACTACCGCTACACCCAGGGCCGGTTCCCGGCGTCCGTCAGCGCCAGGCTGATCGGCGACAACGGCGAGGAACTGCCGTGGGACAACGAAAGCGTCGGCGAGCTCGAAGTGCAGGGCCCGTGGATCGCGGCGTCGTACTACAGCGGCACGAGCGGTGAAGAGCCCGACCCGGAGAAGTTCCACGACGGCTGGCTGCGCACCGGAGACGTCGGCAAGATCAGCCCGGACGGCTATCTCACGCTGACCGACCGCGCGAAGGACGTCATCAAGTCCGGCGGCGAGTGGATCTCCTCGGTGGATCTGGAGAACCAGGTGATGGCGCATCCCGCGGTGGCCGAGGCGGCCGTGGTCGGCATCCCCGACGAGAAGTGGGACGAGCGCCCGCTGGTCGCCGTCGTGCTCAAGGAGGGCCAGAGCGCCACGGCCGAGGAACTGCGCGAGTTCTTGTCCGACAAGGTCGCGAAGTGGCAGCTCCCGGAGAATTGGACCTTTGTGGACGAAGTCCCGAAGACCAGTGTCGGCAAGTTCGACAAGAAGCGGCTGCGGGCGTTCCACTCCGAAGGCAAACTCGACGTCAGTCAGCTCTAA
- the mihF gene encoding integration host factor, actinobacterial type, with protein sequence MALPTLTPEQRADALAKAAEARKARSELLASIKSGKESIDKVLKQAKENKTIGKTKVTQLLKAVPGLGAVKVAALLEQAGIDPDRRAAGLGERQREALLEALK encoded by the coding sequence TTGGCTCTGCCCACGTTGACTCCGGAGCAGCGCGCCGATGCCCTCGCCAAGGCGGCTGAGGCTCGCAAAGCGCGCTCCGAGCTGCTTGCGTCGATCAAGTCCGGCAAGGAGAGCATCGACAAGGTGCTCAAGCAGGCCAAGGAGAACAAGACCATCGGCAAGACGAAGGTCACGCAGCTGCTGAAGGCCGTGCCCGGCCTGGGCGCGGTCAAGGTCGCCGCCCTGCTGGAGCAGGCCGGGATCGACCCGGACCGGCGTGCCGCCGGCCTGGGCGAGCGGCAGCGCGAGGCCCTTCTCGAGGCGCTGAAGTAA